Proteins from one Microcaecilia unicolor chromosome 2, aMicUni1.1, whole genome shotgun sequence genomic window:
- the LOC115463410 gene encoding olfactory receptor 1C1-like isoform X2 gives MHKNKPLGLIEFILLGITERVELSGLLIAVFLVMYLINLVGNGTMISVISGSSQLHTPMYFFLCNLSFVDMCFTSVTVPKMLSNLISNKKTISYDNCITQLYFFVAFATAECILLSIMAYDRYVAICNPLHYITIMNKKVCLSMSAASWIISFLNALVHTLLVHRLSFCKSIKIQHFFCDLTPMLQLSCTDTSINQIVIFSEASLLSIVPFIIILISYIRIITAILKIQSTGGRLKTFSTCSSHLTVVLLFYGTVIFMYFRPSSSYSMEKDKISSVVYNVVSPMLNPFIYSLRNRDVKTALKQALQKKISSPIV, from the exons atgcacaaaaacaagccattgggat TAATAGAATTTATACTGCTGGGCATCACGGAACGTGTAGAGCTAAGCGGTCTCCTCATTGCAGTGTTCCTGGTAATGTACCTGATCAACCTGGTGGGAAATGGAACCATGATCTCAGTTATTAGTGGGAGTTCCCAGCTCCATACccccatgtacttcttcctctgTAATTTGTCTTTTGTGGACATGTGTTTCACTTCAGTCACTGTCCCCAAAATGTTAAGCAATCTCATCTCTAACAAGAAAACCATCTCTTACGATAATTGTATTACCCAGctctatttctttgttgcttttgcTACAGCAGAATGTATTCTCCTGTCTATTATGGCCTATGACCGTTATGTTGCCATCTGTAATCCACTGCACTATATCACAATTATGAACAAGAAGGTATGTCTAAGCATGTCAGCTGCTTCTTGGATCATCAGTTTCCTGAATGCCTTGGTGCACACACTGTTGGTACACCGTCTCTCCTTCTGCAAGTCCATCAAGATTCAACACTTCTTCTGTGACCTTACACCAATGCTACAGCTCTCCTGCACAGATACCTCTATCAATCAGATAGTGATCTTCAGTGAGGCCTCACTTTTATCAATAGTTCCCTTCATAATCATCCTGATCTCTTACATCCGCATCATTACTGCTATTCTTAAGATTCAGTCCACTGGTGGAAGACTAAAGACCTTCTCTACCTGCTCCTCCCACCTCACAGTGGTATTGCTTTTCTATGGGActgttatttttatgtatttcagGCCTTCTTCCAGTTATTCCATGGAAAAAGACAAGATCTCCAGTGTGGTATACAATGTGGTATCTCCCAtgctcaacccattcatctacagtCTGAGGAACAGAGATGTGAAGACAGCACTGAAGCAAGCCCTACAGAAAAAAATATCTTCACCCATAGTGTAA
- the LOC115463410 gene encoding olfactory receptor 1C1-like isoform X1: MNNTEVIEFILLGITERVELSGLLIAVFLVMYLINLVGNGTMISVISGSSQLHTPMYFFLCNLSFVDMCFTSVTVPKMLSNLISNKKTISYDNCITQLYFFVAFATAECILLSIMAYDRYVAICNPLHYITIMNKKVCLSMSAASWIISFLNALVHTLLVHRLSFCKSIKIQHFFCDLTPMLQLSCTDTSINQIVIFSEASLLSIVPFIIILISYIRIITAILKIQSTGGRLKTFSTCSSHLTVVLLFYGTVIFMYFRPSSSYSMEKDKISSVVYNVVSPMLNPFIYSLRNRDVKTALKQALQKKISSPIV; this comes from the coding sequence ATGAACAATACAGAAGTAATAGAATTTATACTGCTGGGCATCACGGAACGTGTAGAGCTAAGCGGTCTCCTCATTGCAGTGTTCCTGGTAATGTACCTGATCAACCTGGTGGGAAATGGAACCATGATCTCAGTTATTAGTGGGAGTTCCCAGCTCCATACccccatgtacttcttcctctgTAATTTGTCTTTTGTGGACATGTGTTTCACTTCAGTCACTGTCCCCAAAATGTTAAGCAATCTCATCTCTAACAAGAAAACCATCTCTTACGATAATTGTATTACCCAGctctatttctttgttgcttttgcTACAGCAGAATGTATTCTCCTGTCTATTATGGCCTATGACCGTTATGTTGCCATCTGTAATCCACTGCACTATATCACAATTATGAACAAGAAGGTATGTCTAAGCATGTCAGCTGCTTCTTGGATCATCAGTTTCCTGAATGCCTTGGTGCACACACTGTTGGTACACCGTCTCTCCTTCTGCAAGTCCATCAAGATTCAACACTTCTTCTGTGACCTTACACCAATGCTACAGCTCTCCTGCACAGATACCTCTATCAATCAGATAGTGATCTTCAGTGAGGCCTCACTTTTATCAATAGTTCCCTTCATAATCATCCTGATCTCTTACATCCGCATCATTACTGCTATTCTTAAGATTCAGTCCACTGGTGGAAGACTAAAGACCTTCTCTACCTGCTCCTCCCACCTCACAGTGGTATTGCTTTTCTATGGGActgttatttttatgtatttcagGCCTTCTTCCAGTTATTCCATGGAAAAAGACAAGATCTCCAGTGTGGTATACAATGTGGTATCTCCCAtgctcaacccattcatctacagtCTGAGGAACAGAGATGTGAAGACAGCACTGAAGCAAGCCCTACAGAAAAAAATATCTTCACCCATAGTGTAA